The Bacillus sp. F19 DNA segment TTGTCGATTCTGCCATCCTTATCGCGGTTATAAAGAAAAAGGGCAGAAACATAATTGGTTTGCCCTTATCTGTCAATTTTCAGATTCTTAAAATCAAGTTGCAATCGTTGTATTTTGATCGATCAGCAATGCGAAGGTTTCCTGATCGGATTTAGATGGGAGTTCATAGTCTTCCTTATACATTTCGCTCCCTTTTCCGGTGACGAGGATCCAATCTCCAGCTTCTGCCATATCCCAGGCTTTTTTTATGGCAAGTGTCCTGTCAGGTATGATTAGATCTGCCGCTTTGCCGGAAGCCTCACGATATTTTTCAAGCTCTGCTATCATATCTTTTTGATCAATTCCATTTAGATCATCTAACGTCAGAATTGTGCAGTCACTCATTTGCGATGAGACAGCCATCATTTCATCCCGTTTGCTTTCATCACGGTCACCCCTGAATCCAAATACATGAAGGATCCGTTTTGCCCCGCAATCACGGGCTGTTTTTAAACAGTAAGAAAACGCATCAGCTGTATGTGCGTAATCAATGACAGCCGTGGCATCATTGGGATGACTGTACATTTCGAACCGGCCCGGAATTCCCGGAAATGTTTTGAATGCATCAATCAGCCCGTCAGATTCGATCCCTAATTTTCTGCCGGTCAGATAGGCCATGGAAGCATTATAAATGTTATGAAGACCCGGAATTGTCATTTGAAAATGAAGCTGTTTTCCAGACTCTGTGACTTCAAAATCTGAGCAATGAACATCACTGTTAGAATCAAAAATAAGATCGTCCTCTTCTGTTTTTCCAAAGGTCGACACCTTGATCTTTCTCTCGTTTAACAGATCCGTCAGCTTCCCCCCCCACTCATCATGAGTGCTGATAATAGCTTGTCCGCCTTCTTTTAACTTTGAAAAAAGCAGCTGCTTCACTTCAAAATATTCTTCAATCGTATCATGATAATCCAAATGCTCATGAGCAAGATTTGTAAACAGACCGATGTCATATTCAATGCCTTCCAGCCTTTTTTGGGCTAAGCCATGTGAGGATACTTCCATAATGACAATATCATCATGGCTTTTGGCTAAAAGCCTTTGTAATTCCAGTGAATCAGGTGTTGTATTTTTCGAATCATAGGTCTGTCCATTTATTACATTGTGTACTGTTCCAAACAATGCACAAGAATACCCTGCATATTTAAGAATATGTCTGAGCATAAAAGAAGTTGTAGTTTTCCCGTTTGTACCCGTAATTCCGATCATAATGTGTTTTTTTGACGGAAACTCATAGTATCGTGCGGCAAGATTGGCCAAAGCATAGCGGCTATTCTCAACCTTAATATACGGGATGGTCAAATCCGGAAAATCTTTTTCTCCAATAACTGCTGCCGCACCTCTATTTATTGCATCCTGTATATAATCGTGTCCGTCACGTTCATATCCTGTAATGGCCACAAATAAATAGCCTTCTTCTATCTTAGAAGAATTCGCTT contains these protein-coding regions:
- a CDS encoding UDP-N-acetylmuramoyl-L-alanyl-D-glutamate--2,6-diaminopimelate ligase, giving the protein MKLQILLEETGHSANISADLESVEIKGIEANSSKIEEGYLFVAITGYERDGHDYIQDAINRGAAAVIGEKDFPDLTIPYIKVENSRYALANLAARYYEFPSKKHIMIGITGTNGKTTTSFMLRHILKYAGYSCALFGTVHNVINGQTYDSKNTTPDSLELQRLLAKSHDDIVIMEVSSHGLAQKRLEGIEYDIGLFTNLAHEHLDYHDTIEEYFEVKQLLFSKLKEGGQAIISTHDEWGGKLTDLLNERKIKVSTFGKTEEDDLIFDSNSDVHCSDFEVTESGKQLHFQMTIPGLHNIYNASMAYLTGRKLGIESDGLIDAFKTFPGIPGRFEMYSHPNDATAVIDYAHTADAFSYCLKTARDCGAKRILHVFGFRGDRDESKRDEMMAVSSQMSDCTILTLDDLNGIDQKDMIAELEKYREASGKAADLIIPDRTLAIKKAWDMAEAGDWILVTGKGSEMYKEDYELPSKSDQETFALLIDQNTTIAT